The Acidobacteriota bacterium genome contains the following window.
ATCGCCACCAGCGAGACCTCAGGAAGGTCCAACCCCTCGCGCAGCAGGTTTATTCCCACGAGCACGTCGAACTCGCCGCGCCGGAGGTCGCGCAGGATCTGCACGCGCTCGAGCGTGTCGATGTCCGAATGGAGGTAACGCACCCGGACGCCAAGCTCCTGATAGTACTGCGTCAGGTCCTCGGCCATGCGCTTGGTGAGCGTGGTCACCAGGACACGCTCGCCGCGCGCCACCGTGCAGCGAATCTCCTTCAGCAGGTCGTCGACCTGGCCGCGCACGGTCCGCACCTCGATGACGGGGTCCACCAGCCCCGTCGGGCGGATGATCTGTTCGACCACTACGCCGCCGCTCTTCTGCAGCTCGTACGGGCCGGGTGTCGCCGACACGAAGACGATCTGGTGCGCGCGCGCCTCCCACTCCTCGAAATTGAGCGGACGATTGTCGAGCGCGGACGGCAGCCGGAACCCGTAGGCGACGAGCACCTCTTTCCGCGAGCGGTCGCCATGGTACATCCCGCGGATCTGCGGCACGGTCTGGTGGCTCTCGTCGACGATGACGAGTGCGTCGCCGGGGAGGTAGTCGAGCAGCGTTGGCGGCGGTGCGCCGGGCGGGCGCCCGGTCAGGTGCCGCGCGTAGTTCTCGATGCCGTGGCAGTAGCCGATCTCCTTCATCATCTCGAGATCGAACATCGTCCGCTGGTGCAGGCGCTGCGCTTCGAGGACCTTCCCTTCGGACTCGAGCGCCCCCCGCCGCCACTCGAGCTCCGCCCTGATGCTCTCGACGGCGCGCTTCGTGTTCTCGCGCGGAGTGACGAAGTGCGACTTCGGATAAATCGCCAGCTTGTCGTGCTTGCGCGTCGCCTTCCCGGTGATCGGGTCGAAGGACGCGAGTTCGTCCACCTCGTCGCCAAACAGCTCGATGCGGAGCCCGATATCCTCGTACGACGGGGAGATCTCGACGATGTCGCCGCGCACGCGGAACGTGCCGCGCCCGAACTCGTGGTCGTTCCGCTCGTACTGGATTTCCACGAGCTTGCGCAGGATCTGGTCGCGGCCGATCCGCTGCCCGCGCTCGAGGGGCAGCATCATCCCGTAGTAGGCCTCGGGCGAGCCGAGGCCGTAGATGCACGACACGCTGGCGACAATAATGACGTCGCGCCGCTCGAAGAGCGAGCGCGTCGCCGACAGGCGCATGCG
Protein-coding sequences here:
- the uvrB gene encoding excinuclease ABC subunit UvrB → RVNRPTLVMVHNKTLAAQLFQEFRRFFPSNAVEYFVSYYDYYQPEAYVPSSDTYIEKEATINDEIDRMRLSATRSLFERRDVIIVASVSCIYGLGSPEAYYGMMLPLERGQRIGRDQILRKLVEIQYERNDHEFGRGTFRVRGDIVEISPSYEDIGLRIELFGDEVDELASFDPITGKATRKHDKLAIYPKSHFVTPRENTKRAVESIRAELEWRRGALESEGKVLEAQRLHQRTMFDLEMMKEIGYCHGIENYARHLTGRPPGAPPPTLLDYLPGDALVIVDESHQTVPQIRGMYHGDRSRKEVLVAYGFRLPSALDNRPLNFEEWEARAHQIVFVSATPGPYELQKSGGVVVEQIIRPTGLVDPVIEVRTVRGQVDDLLKEIRCTVARGERVLVTTLTKRMAEDLTQYYQELGVRVRYLHSDIDTLERVQILRDLRRGEFDVLVGINLLREGLDLPEVSLVAILDADKEGFLRSGGSLIQTVGRAARNVNGRAIMYADVMTASMQLAISETGRRRAAQEAYNQEHDITPASIVKNIDDVMSSVYERDYLTVPVVKEPQEEFRTQDELDAFIAELQQQMKAAAANLEFEKAAALRDRVKQLRSRELGLVGNRI